In Hyalangium gracile, the following proteins share a genomic window:
- a CDS encoding S8 family peptidase, which produces MMRRILANAVVALAVVAAAACSSESKAPVSPEASQSAPTLDLAEAEVVPGGIVVDFKDGTTKEEFDAWEDAWGVDLEFNSVESHDDGLTVAVGVDDVEGVLEAIRQNPAVESAEPLLAYRASFTPNDPDYGKQWNLKMIDMPKAWDSSKGKGVVVAVLDTGIAYEDYDDFKQVPDLKGVKFTQGYDFVNDDEHANDDHGHGTHVAGTIAQATNNGEGVAGVAFEATLMPVKVLNHFGSGTSADIVDAIRFAADKGAKVINMSLGGGGYSKAMADAVEYARKKGVTVVAAAGNASRPRVEFPAAYPGAVAVSAVGPDGTRAPYSSYGKELDIAGPGGDKRKGDQNGIIQNTIDPRDVSRSVYASYQGTSMATPHVAAVAALLYAAGASGPDEVEKALFAGARRVNGQAWSEEYGHGLLNAQASLEALGGVGGQWPPLWWALALLALVLLTLGRRARPGFFNILLTPSFLVPLLLATVGVFFARSIFGGASGAAGDVVNAVSLPIPDWERIIFGRGKLANPLFYSAIIPTVLSIFAIKFRGLRPAIGGLALGFAGFLAYAAWSKAPGLAYMPFTFLAMPWLVVNALICVVIGRAMLKKETV; this is translated from the coding sequence ATGATGCGAAGGATCCTGGCAAACGCGGTGGTAGCGCTCGCGGTGGTGGCAGCCGCGGCCTGCTCTTCCGAGAGCAAGGCTCCGGTCTCTCCCGAGGCGAGCCAGTCGGCCCCGACGCTGGACCTCGCGGAGGCGGAGGTGGTGCCGGGCGGCATCGTGGTGGACTTCAAGGACGGGACCACCAAGGAAGAGTTCGACGCCTGGGAGGACGCGTGGGGCGTGGACCTCGAGTTCAACTCGGTGGAGAGCCATGACGACGGCCTCACCGTGGCGGTGGGCGTGGATGACGTGGAGGGCGTGCTGGAGGCCATCCGTCAGAACCCCGCCGTCGAGTCCGCCGAGCCGCTGCTGGCCTACCGCGCCAGCTTCACGCCGAACGATCCGGACTACGGCAAGCAGTGGAACCTCAAGATGATCGACATGCCCAAGGCCTGGGACAGCAGCAAGGGCAAGGGCGTGGTGGTGGCGGTGCTGGACACGGGCATCGCCTACGAGGACTACGACGACTTCAAGCAGGTGCCGGACCTGAAGGGCGTGAAGTTCACCCAGGGCTACGACTTCGTGAACGACGACGAGCACGCCAATGACGACCACGGGCACGGCACGCACGTGGCGGGCACCATCGCCCAGGCGACCAACAACGGCGAGGGCGTGGCGGGCGTGGCCTTCGAGGCGACGCTGATGCCGGTGAAGGTGCTCAACCACTTCGGCAGCGGCACCTCGGCGGACATCGTGGACGCCATCCGCTTCGCCGCGGACAAGGGCGCCAAGGTGATCAACATGTCGCTGGGCGGCGGCGGCTACTCGAAGGCCATGGCCGACGCGGTGGAGTACGCGCGCAAGAAGGGCGTGACGGTGGTGGCGGCGGCGGGTAACGCCTCGCGGCCCCGTGTGGAGTTCCCCGCGGCGTACCCGGGCGCGGTGGCGGTGTCCGCCGTGGGCCCGGATGGCACGCGCGCTCCGTACTCCTCCTACGGCAAGGAGCTGGACATCGCCGGCCCCGGGGGTGACAAGCGCAAGGGCGACCAGAACGGCATCATCCAGAACACGATCGATCCCCGGGACGTGTCCCGCTCCGTGTACGCCTCGTACCAGGGCACCAGCATGGCCACCCCGCACGTGGCGGCGGTGGCGGCGCTCCTGTACGCGGCGGGCGCCAGCGGCCCGGACGAGGTGGAGAAGGCGCTCTTTGCTGGCGCCAGGCGTGTCAACGGCCAGGCCTGGAGCGAGGAGTACGGCCATGGCCTGCTCAACGCGCAGGCCTCCCTGGAGGCGCTGGGTGGCGTCGGTGGGCAGTGGCCCCCGCTCTGGTGGGCGCTGGCGCTGCTGGCGCTGGTGCTGCTGACGCTGGGCCGGCGCGCGCGGCCGGGCTTCTTCAACATCCTCCTCACCCCCAGCTTCCTGGTGCCGCTGCTGCTGGCGACGGTGGGCGTGTTCTTCGCCCGCTCGATCTTCGGCGGGGCCTCGGGCGCGGCGGGGGACGTGGTGAACGCGGTGTCGCTGCCCATCCCCGACTGGGAGCGCATCATCTTCGGTCGCGGCAAGCTGGCCAACCCGCTCTTCTACAGCGCGATCATCCCGACGGTGCTGTCGATCTTCGCCATCAAGTTCCGCGGGCTGCGTCCGGCCATCGGCGGTCTGGCGCTGGGCTTCGCGGGCTTCCTGGCCTACGCCGCCTGGTCCAAGGCGCCCGGCCTGGCGTACATGCCCTTCACCTTCCTGGCGATGCCGTGGCTGGTGGTGAACGCGCTCATCTGCGTCGTCATCGGCCGCGCCATGCTCAAGAAGGAGACGGTATGA